The Helianthus annuus cultivar XRQ/B chromosome 16, HanXRQr2.0-SUNRISE, whole genome shotgun sequence genome includes a window with the following:
- the LOC110914997 gene encoding DNA-3-methyladenine glycosylase, with protein MSKENMRRNIVEKKNNGSPNSTRDKEKLSSTQNLLSKHLKKVYPVGIHKTSSLLSLSSLSLTLSHNSSGSFTDSSSTLEQTISSALQLIAPSPTRSPSSSPTPARRDSPAAKTSTHGLVPQPSLDPSIGEDGLRRCNWITKNSDKLYVQFHDECWGVPVYDDNQLFELLSLCGMLMDYNWTEILKRKNLFREAFAGFEPNIVAKMGEDEIMEIASNKDIMLAESRVRSIVENARCILKIAKAHGSFSGYMWGSVNYKPTINRCRHSRNVPLRTPKAEAISKDLLKHGFRLVGPVIVYSFMQAAGMSIDHLVDCFRFSECVNLAERPWRHV; from the exons ATGTCTAAAGAAAACATGAGGAGAAACATTGTGGAGAAGAAGAACAACGGCAGTCCGAATTCGACGAGAGATAAAGAAAAGCTTTCATCAACTCAAAATTTGTTATCAAAACACTTGAAGAAAGTTTATCCTGTTGGGATACACAAAACAAGCTCACTTCTCTCCCTTTCTTCGCTTTCTTTAACTCTTTCGCATAACTCGAGTGGCTCGTTTACAGATTCTTCTTCTACACTCGAGCAGACCATCTCGTCTGCACTTCAACTGATCGCACCATCACCAACtcgatcaccatcatcatcaccaacacCTGCTCGAAGAGATTCACCTGCTGCTAAAACTAGTACTCATGGGTTAGTTCCACAACCGAGTTTGGATCCTAGCATCGGTGAGGATGGCTTGAGAAGATGCAATTGGATTACTAAAAATAGCG ATAAACTTTATGTACAGTTTCACGACGAATGCTGGGGAGTTCCCGTGTATGATGACAA TCAACTGTTTGAGCTGCTGTCATTGTGTGGAATGTTGATGGATTACAATTGGACTGAAATCTTGAAAAGGAAGAATCTTTTCAG GGAAGCTTTCGCTGGATTTGAACCGAACATTGTTGCCAAAATGGGCGAGGACGAGATCATGGAAATAGCCTCTAACAAGGACATAATGTTAGCCGAAAGTCGAGTCAGATCCATCGTCGAAAACGCCAGATGCATCCTTAAG ATTGCTAAAGCACATGGATCATTCAGTGGATACATGTGGGGATCAGTAAACTATAAGCCCACCATTAACAGATGCAGACATTCAAGAAATGTCCCTCTTAGAACACCAAAAGCAGAAGCTATTAGCAAAGATTTATTGAAGCATGGGTTCCGATTGGTCGGGCCAGTGATCGTTTATTCGTTCATGCAGGCTGCTGGAATGAGCATTGACCATCTTGTTGACTGTTTTAGGTTTAGTGAATGTGTGAATCTTGCTGAAAGACCATGGAGACATGTCTAA
- the LOC110914998 gene encoding phosphatidylinositol 4-kinase gamma 7 — protein MSADLDSPVQIQMAVSLFRSPLGREYHGNARIKGAKTTGRRRVFVQTETGCVLGMELDRSDSAHMVKRRLQIALNVPIEESSLTFGDMVLNNDLSAIRNDSPLLLTRNLLHRSSSTPCLSPTGRDIQQKDQSGPVEILGHSSRFVRAKHLVDEVVKAMKTGVDPIPVHGGLGGAYYFRNSRGESVAIVKPTDEEPFAPNNPKGFVGKALGQPGLKRSVRVGETGFREVAAYLLDYGHFANVPATALVKITHSIFNVNDGVSEHNKIQRKKKLFSKIASFQQFIAHDFDASDHGTSSFPVSAVHRIGILDIRIFNTDRHAGNLLVRKLNSDDGTRFSEVELIPIDHGLCLPEDLEDPYFEWIHWPQASIPFSEDELEYIEKLDPHEDADMLKNELPMIREACLRVLILCTVFLKEAAAYGLCLAEIGEMMSREFRRGEEEPSELEVLCMDARKIVAEKETEITVVPSEVEAEEDGFQFEIDYDDAVFDFTPKLSYDNLGFGFGKTPLSKLEEEEEEEEEESEEETDVPSASKLSLKMLSLGNNSGISKLKSQKTKVESGGYLAVNSSSGHRSANEPLAAGASFVKLGDMTEEQWELFLEIFKDLLYPAFAKRKSVSTGQRQRQRLGTSCQF, from the coding sequence ATGTCTGCTGACCTGGACAGCCCAGTTCAAATCCAAATGGCTGTATCACTTTTTAGAAGTCCTTTAGGACGCGAGTACCATGGAAATGCTAGGATCAAAGGGGCGAAAACCACTGGCAGAAGACGCGTTTTTGTTCAAACTGAAACAGGTTGTGTGTTGGGTATGGAGCTAGATCGAAGTGATAGTGCTCATATGGTTAAGCGTAGGTTACAAATCGCTTTAAATGTTCCAATTGAAGAAAGTTCGTTGACCTTCGGAGATATGGTTTTGAATAACGATCTAAGCGCCATTCGTAACGATTCCCCGCTTCTTTTAACCAGAAATCTCTTGCATCGAAGCTCTTCAACTCCTTGTTTATCCCCCACCGGTAGAGACATACAACAGAAAGATCAAAGTGGGCCCGTTGAGATCTTGGGCCATTCGAGTCGTTTTGTGAGAGCGAAACATCTCGTTGATGAGGTTGTGAAAGCGATGAAGACCGGAGTTGACCCGATACCAGTGCACGGTGGGCTTGGGGGTGCTTATTATTTCCGGAACAGTAGAGGTGAAAGTGTCGCGATAGTAAAGCCGACTGACGAAGAACCGTTTGCACCGAATAACCCGAAAGGGTTCGTCGGTAAAGCTCTTGGTCAACCCGGGTTGAAACGTTCGGTTCGGGTAGGTGAAACGGGTTTTCGCGAAGTGGCTGCTTATCTTCTCGACTACGGTCACTTTGCTAATGTTCCCGCCACTGCATTGGTCAAAATCACACATTCGATTTTCAACGTTAATGATGGTGTAAGTGAACACAATAAAATTCAACGAAAAAAGAAACTTTTTAGCAAGATCGCTTCATTCCAGCAGTTCATCGCACACGATTTTGATGCTAGTGACCATGGGACCTCGAGTTTCCCGGTGTCTGCTGTTCACCGCATAGGTATATTAGATATACGAATTTTTAACACCGACCGACACGCGGGAAATCTTTTAGTTAGAAAGCTTAACAGTGACGACGGTACAAGATTTAGCGAAGTTGAACTCATACCCATCGACCACGGGCTTTGTTTACCCGAAGATTTAGAAGACCCATATTTCGAGTGGATCCATTGGCCCCAAGCTTCAATTCCGTTTTCAGAGGATGAACTCGAGTACATTGAAAAACTCGACCCGCATGAAGACGCGGATATGTTAAAAAATGAACTCCCGATGATACGAGAGGCCTGTTTACGGGTTTTAATCCTCTGCACGGTTTTCTTAAAAGAAGCCGCCGCTTATGGTTTGTGTTTGGCTGAAATCGGTGAGATGATGAGTCGGGAATTTAGGCGTGGTGAAGAGGAACCAAGCGAGCTAGAGGTTTTATGCATGGACGCTAGAAAAATTGTAGCCGAGAAGGAGACGGAAATTACGGTTGTACCCTCTGAGGTCGAAGCTGAAGAAGACGGATTCCAGTTTGAAATCGATTACGATGATGCAGTGTTCGACTTCACTCCAAAATTATCATATGACAACTTGGGTTTTGGGTTCGGGAAGACCCCGCTTTCAAAActtgaagaggaagaagaagaagaagaagaagaaagtgaagaggAAACGGATGTACCTTCTGCTTCAAAATTGTCATTGAAGATGTTGAGTTTAGGTAATAACAGTGGTATTAGTAAGTTAAAGAGCCAGAAGACGAAGGTGGAAAGCGGTGGTTACTTGGCGGTGAATTCGTCGTCTGGACACAGGAGTGCGAATGAGCCGCTAGCAGCCGGTGCGAGCTTTGTGAAGTTGGGTGACATGACTGAAGAGCAATGGGAACTGTTTCTCGAGATTTTTAAAGATCTGCTTTACCCTGCGTTTGCGAAACGGAAGTCTGTTTCAACGGGTCAGAGGCAGAGACAGAGGCTCGGAACTTCTTGCCAGTTTTGA